Proteins encoded by one window of Yersinia massiliensis:
- the arnE gene encoding 4-amino-4-deoxy-L-arabinose-phosphoundecaprenol flippase subunit ArnE, whose amino-acid sequence MTSYLLLVMVSLLTCAGQLCQKQAAQCWEQSHEARLALTLRWLALAVLLLGLGMLLWLRLLQHLPLSVAYPLLSFNFVLVTLAAQLFYGEKATVRHWLGIAAIMLGILLISWH is encoded by the coding sequence ATGACAAGCTACCTGCTTTTAGTCATGGTCAGCTTATTGACCTGTGCGGGCCAGTTGTGTCAAAAACAAGCAGCGCAATGTTGGGAACAGTCTCATGAAGCGAGGCTGGCCCTGACATTGCGTTGGCTTGCCTTGGCTGTGTTATTACTCGGTTTGGGGATGTTGCTGTGGCTACGTCTATTGCAACATCTACCGCTGAGTGTCGCCTATCCGTTACTCAGTTTTAACTTCGTGTTGGTCACACTGGCTGCTCAGTTATTCTATGGCGAAAAGGCAACTGTTCGCCATTGGTTGGGGATCGCCGCTATCATGTTAGGCATTCTGTTAATAAGTTGGCATTGA
- the ppsA gene encoding phosphoenolpyruvate synthase, with protein MSNNGLNLCNVLWYNQLGMQDVDRVGGKNASLGEMITNLSELGVSVPNGFATTAQAFNDFLEQSGVNQRIYQLLDQTDVDDIAALAKAGAQIRQWVIETPFHPEFEQSIHQAYQQLADGEPEASFAVRSSATAEDMPDASFAGQQETFLNVQGIDAVMIAIKHVFASLFNDRAISYRVHQGYDHRGVALSAGVQRMVRSDLASSGVMFTIDTESGFDQVVFITAAHGLGEMVVQGAVNPDEFYVHKPTLRNNKPAIVRRNMGSKKIRMVYADSQEHGKQVQIEDVPEAQRNRFALSDDEVEALARQALLIEEHYGRPMDIEWAKDGHNGKLYIVQARPETVRSNEQVMERYQLNNQSNVLVEGRAIGHRIGAGPVKVIHDISEMDRIQAGDVLVTDMTDPDWEPIMKKAAAIVTNRGGRTCHAAIIARELGIPAVVGCGNATDLLKEGQNVTVSCAEGDTGYVYHELLDFSIQSSQVTELPDLPLKIMMNVGNPDRAFDFARLPNEGVGLARLEFIINRMIGVHPKALLEFDKQEPAIQAEIKALMNGYDDPVEFYVGRLTEGISTLGAAFWPKRVIVRLSDFKSNEYANLVGGEAYEPHEENPMLGFRGAGRYVADSFRDCFALECEAVKRVRNVMGLTNVEVMVPFVRTVAQAEAVVAELARQGLKRGENGLKLIMMCEIPSNALLADQFLAHFDGFSIGSNDMTQLTLGLDRDSGVVSELFDERNEAVKALLSMAIQAAKRQGKYVGICGQGPSDHEDFALWLMEQGIDSLSLNPDTVVQTWLSLAQQAKH; from the coding sequence ATGTCCAACAACGGCCTAAACCTGTGTAATGTGCTTTGGTACAACCAGCTTGGCATGCAAGATGTTGATCGGGTTGGCGGCAAGAATGCCTCCCTGGGTGAAATGATAACCAACCTTTCTGAACTGGGTGTTTCGGTACCCAATGGCTTCGCCACAACCGCTCAGGCGTTTAATGACTTTCTGGAGCAAAGTGGTGTTAACCAACGTATCTATCAACTGTTAGATCAGACCGACGTTGATGATATTGCGGCATTGGCCAAAGCCGGCGCGCAGATTCGTCAATGGGTCATTGAGACGCCATTCCATCCTGAATTCGAACAATCCATCCATCAAGCCTATCAGCAGTTAGCCGACGGTGAGCCAGAAGCATCTTTTGCTGTGCGCTCATCGGCAACCGCCGAAGATATGCCGGATGCTTCTTTTGCGGGTCAGCAAGAAACCTTCCTCAATGTGCAGGGAATTGATGCGGTGATGATTGCCATCAAGCATGTTTTCGCTTCACTGTTTAACGACCGCGCGATCTCTTACCGTGTGCATCAGGGTTACGATCACCGTGGCGTGGCGTTATCTGCGGGTGTACAACGCATGGTACGTTCAGATCTCGCTTCTTCCGGTGTGATGTTTACCATTGATACTGAGTCAGGTTTTGATCAGGTGGTATTTATCACCGCGGCACATGGTTTAGGCGAAATGGTGGTGCAGGGGGCAGTAAACCCAGATGAGTTTTACGTCCACAAGCCGACACTGCGCAACAATAAGCCGGCGATAGTGCGCCGAAATATGGGTTCGAAAAAGATCCGCATGGTCTATGCCGATAGCCAGGAGCATGGTAAGCAGGTTCAGATAGAAGATGTACCAGAGGCACAACGCAATCGTTTCGCTCTTAGCGATGATGAAGTTGAAGCGCTGGCGCGGCAGGCATTGTTGATTGAAGAGCATTATGGCCGTCCGATGGACATCGAGTGGGCCAAAGATGGTCATAATGGCAAGCTGTATATCGTGCAGGCGCGTCCCGAAACGGTGCGTTCCAACGAGCAAGTGATGGAACGTTATCAATTGAATAACCAAAGCAATGTGTTGGTCGAAGGGCGTGCGATTGGCCATCGTATTGGTGCGGGGCCAGTTAAGGTCATTCATGATATCAGCGAGATGGATCGCATTCAGGCTGGTGATGTGCTGGTGACGGACATGACAGACCCTGATTGGGAACCGATCATGAAAAAAGCCGCGGCCATTGTCACTAACCGTGGCGGTCGCACCTGTCATGCGGCGATTATTGCCCGTGAGCTAGGCATCCCTGCTGTCGTGGGTTGTGGCAACGCCACGGACCTGTTGAAAGAGGGGCAGAATGTCACGGTTTCCTGCGCTGAAGGGGATACGGGCTACGTGTATCACGAGCTACTCGACTTCTCAATTCAAAGCTCGCAGGTTACTGAGCTGCCAGATTTACCCCTCAAAATAATGATGAACGTTGGTAATCCAGACCGCGCGTTTGACTTTGCCCGCTTGCCGAATGAGGGCGTAGGTTTGGCGCGTTTGGAATTTATTATCAACCGTATGATTGGTGTGCACCCGAAAGCGCTGCTTGAGTTCGACAAGCAAGAACCGGCGATTCAGGCTGAAATCAAAGCGTTAATGAATGGCTATGACGATCCGGTTGAGTTTTATGTGGGTCGCTTGACCGAAGGAATTTCAACTTTAGGGGCGGCATTCTGGCCTAAACGTGTGATTGTGCGTTTGTCAGATTTCAAGTCTAACGAGTACGCAAATCTCGTGGGCGGTGAAGCCTATGAACCCCATGAAGAGAATCCGATGTTGGGCTTCCGTGGCGCAGGGCGTTATGTCGCAGACAGTTTCCGCGATTGTTTTGCGTTGGAGTGCGAAGCCGTTAAACGGGTGCGCAATGTGATGGGGTTGACCAACGTCGAAGTGATGGTGCCATTTGTTCGTACCGTGGCGCAGGCAGAGGCTGTTGTGGCTGAATTAGCGCGCCAAGGGCTGAAACGTGGCGAAAATGGTTTGAAGCTCATTATGATGTGCGAAATTCCATCTAATGCGCTGTTGGCCGACCAGTTCTTAGCGCATTTTGATGGTTTTTCAATTGGCTCAAACGATATGACTCAGCTGACGTTGGGGCTAGATCGCGATTCAGGCGTGGTATCTGAGTTGTTTGATGAACGTAATGAGGCAGTCAAGGCTCTGTTATCAATGGCGATTCAGGCGGCAAAACGACAGGGTAAATATGTCGGTATCTGCGGCCAAGGCCCGTCGGACCATGAAGATTTTGCGTTATGGTTGATGGAGCAAGGGATTGACAGTTTATCGCTTAACCCTGATACCGTCGTGCAAACTTGGCTAAGTTTAGCGCAACAAGCGAAGCACTGA
- the ydiK gene encoding AI-2E family transporter YdiK, which yields MNYPQQRRFDLPRLMFGVIFIMIMIIASFWVVQPFIMGFSWAGMVVIATWPLLARLQKLLWGKRWLAVVIMSLLLILLFVIPLALLVSSLVENSGPLIQWASSPSNLRMPDVTWLQSVPMVGDKLYSTWHTLIAGGGNVLIAKAQPYIGAAATWLVAQAAHVGYFLIHLALMVLFSILLYIHGEQVGLAIRHFAVRAADKRGDAVVVLAAKAIRAVALGVVVTALVQAILGGIGLAIAGIQYATLLTVLMFICCVAQLGPLLILVPAIIWLYWTGDTTWGTVLLVWSCIVGTMDNFLRPYLIRMEADMPMILILSGVIGGLLSFGMIGLFIGPVVLAISYRLTAAWVSEAPEPEESIKEVAKHLDEL from the coding sequence ATGAACTACCCGCAGCAACGTCGTTTCGATTTACCTAGACTGATGTTTGGGGTGATTTTCATTATGATAATGATCATCGCCAGTTTTTGGGTGGTACAGCCTTTTATTATGGGCTTTTCCTGGGCTGGTATGGTGGTGATTGCCACTTGGCCCCTGTTGGCTCGGCTGCAAAAACTCCTCTGGGGTAAACGATGGCTCGCAGTGGTCATCATGAGTCTACTGCTGATTCTGCTCTTTGTTATTCCCCTCGCACTGTTGGTCAGTAGCTTAGTGGAAAATAGCGGTCCACTTATCCAATGGGCATCTAGCCCTTCTAATTTACGCATGCCGGATGTCACTTGGTTGCAGTCGGTCCCGATGGTGGGAGATAAACTGTACAGCACTTGGCATACACTCATTGCTGGCGGCGGCAATGTATTAATCGCCAAAGCTCAACCTTATATCGGTGCAGCCGCGACTTGGTTGGTGGCCCAAGCTGCTCATGTTGGTTATTTTTTAATTCATCTGGCATTAATGGTGCTGTTTAGCATTTTACTTTATATCCATGGTGAGCAAGTTGGTTTGGCTATTCGCCATTTCGCCGTTCGCGCAGCAGACAAACGCGGGGATGCGGTTGTGGTCTTGGCCGCGAAAGCCATTCGAGCCGTCGCATTAGGTGTGGTGGTTACAGCGCTAGTACAAGCAATATTGGGCGGGATTGGCCTAGCCATTGCGGGTATTCAATATGCCACCCTCTTAACTGTGCTCATGTTTATCTGTTGTGTCGCTCAGCTTGGCCCCCTGTTGATACTGGTCCCCGCGATTATTTGGTTGTATTGGACCGGTGATACGACTTGGGGCACGGTATTGTTGGTATGGAGTTGTATCGTCGGGACCATGGACAATTTCTTGCGGCCATATCTTATCCGTATGGAAGCCGATATGCCGATGATCCTTATCCTCTCTGGTGTGATTGGCGGCTTACTCTCATTTGGTATGATCGGGTTATTTATCGGCCCTGTTGTATTAGCGATTTCTTACCGCCTAACGGCGGCTTGGGTTAGTGAAGCCCCTGAACCAGAAGAAAGCATTAAAGAAGTTGCTAAGCATTTGGACGAGCTTTAG
- the ppsR gene encoding posphoenolpyruvate synthetase regulatory kinase/phosphorylase PpsR, with amino-acid sequence MERSVFYISDGTAITAEVLGHAVLSQFPVKATTFTLPFVESAARAQEVCQKINDIYQQTGVRPLVFYSIISPEVRELIQHSEGFCQDIVQALVAPLQSELGVSPQPVLNRTHGLTESNLSKYDARIAAIDYALAHDDGISLRNLDQAQVILLGVSRCGKTPTSLYLAMQFGIRAANYPFIADDMDNLQLPAALKPFQHKLFGLTINPERLAAIREERRENSRYASLRQCRMEVGEVEALFRKNQIRYLNSTNYSVEEISTKILDILGLSRRMF; translated from the coding sequence GTGGAGAGAAGTGTGTTTTATATTTCGGATGGGACAGCTATTACCGCAGAAGTTCTGGGGCATGCCGTTTTGTCACAATTTCCGGTTAAAGCCACCACCTTTACGTTGCCATTTGTTGAAAGTGCTGCCAGAGCACAAGAGGTTTGCCAAAAAATTAATGATATTTACCAACAAACCGGCGTCAGACCACTGGTGTTTTATTCGATAATCAGCCCTGAGGTGCGGGAACTCATCCAGCACAGTGAAGGGTTCTGTCAAGACATCGTGCAGGCTTTGGTCGCACCGCTCCAGAGTGAACTTGGCGTCTCGCCACAACCCGTGCTTAATCGCACTCATGGTTTAACCGAAAGCAATCTCAGCAAATACGATGCTCGCATAGCCGCTATCGACTATGCTCTAGCCCACGATGATGGCATTTCTCTGCGTAATCTGGACCAAGCACAGGTGATTTTATTAGGCGTTTCCCGTTGTGGTAAAACCCCCACCAGCCTCTATTTAGCCATGCAATTTGGAATTCGTGCTGCCAACTATCCCTTTATCGCCGATGATATGGATAATTTGCAGCTTCCTGCCGCACTGAAACCCTTTCAGCACAAACTATTTGGCCTGACAATTAACCCTGAGCGTCTGGCGGCTATTCGCGAAGAACGACGAGAAAATAGCCGTTACGCATCACTGCGCCAATGCCGAATGGAAGTAGGTGAAGTCGAAGCATTATTTCGTAAAAATCAGATTCGCTATCTGAATTCTACCAACTACTCTGTGGAAGAGATCTCCACCAAAATTCTGGATATATTGGGGCTAAGCCGCCGGATGTTCTGA
- a CDS encoding 3-deoxy-7-phosphoheptulonate synthase, translating to MHKTDELRTARIDSLVTPLQLAEKLPISEAIADNVTASRKRIEKILTGEDPRLLVVVGPCSIHDLDAAIDYATRLNVLRERYQDSLEIVMRTYFEKPRTVVGWKGLISDPALDGSCQVNLGMEMARRLLLAVNELGLPTATEFLDMVTGQYIADLISWGAIGARTTESQIHREMASALSCPVGFKNGTDGNTRIAIDAIRASQASHMFLSPDKNGQMTIYQTSGNPYGHIIMRGGKTPNYGASDIAAACDSLREFDLPEHLVVDFSHGNCQKMHRRQLEVAADVGQQIRNGSTAIVGVMAESFLIEGTQKIVAGQPLTYGQSITDPCLNWADTEQLLSLLADAVSSRF from the coding sequence ATGCACAAAACAGATGAACTGCGGACCGCGCGCATCGACAGCTTAGTTACGCCATTACAACTGGCGGAAAAGTTGCCGATCTCTGAGGCCATTGCAGATAACGTGACAGCGTCACGTAAACGGATTGAGAAAATACTCACCGGTGAAGACCCACGCCTGTTAGTTGTTGTTGGCCCTTGTTCTATTCATGACCTTGATGCTGCCATTGATTATGCTACACGCTTGAATGTATTACGTGAGCGTTATCAAGACAGCCTCGAAATCGTCATGCGCACTTACTTCGAAAAACCACGCACCGTCGTGGGCTGGAAAGGGTTGATTTCCGACCCTGCTCTTGATGGTTCTTGTCAGGTCAATCTTGGTATGGAGATGGCACGTCGATTGTTGCTGGCAGTCAATGAACTAGGGCTACCGACCGCAACCGAATTCTTAGATATGGTGACCGGTCAATACATCGCCGACCTAATCAGTTGGGGCGCAATTGGCGCGCGGACCACTGAAAGCCAAATTCACCGAGAAATGGCCTCTGCACTCTCTTGTCCTGTCGGTTTCAAAAATGGGACTGACGGTAATACTCGTATTGCCATTGATGCTATCCGTGCCTCTCAGGCCAGCCATATGTTTTTATCACCTGATAAAAATGGCCAGATGACGATTTACCAAACTAGCGGGAATCCTTACGGGCACATCATTATGCGTGGCGGTAAAACCCCTAACTATGGCGCATCAGATATCGCAGCCGCTTGTGACAGCTTACGTGAGTTTGATTTACCGGAGCATTTGGTGGTGGATTTCAGCCACGGCAATTGCCAGAAAATGCACCGTCGCCAACTGGAAGTTGCTGCCGATGTCGGTCAGCAGATCCGCAACGGCTCAACCGCTATCGTCGGAGTGATGGCCGAAAGCTTCTTGATCGAAGGAACGCAGAAAATCGTTGCCGGACAACCGCTGACCTATGGGCAATCTATCACTGACCCATGCCTGAATTGGGCCGATACCGAGCAACTGTTGAGCTTACTGGCCGATGCTGTTAGTAGCCGATTTTAA
- the arnF gene encoding 4-amino-4-deoxy-L-arabinose-phosphoundecaprenol flippase subunit ArnF: MKGYLWGIGSVVLVTLAQLMLKWGMMHTPLMSLADINAEFLARHLTQLFAVTLGLIGYAFSMLCWFFALKYLPLNRAYPLLSLSYALVYLAAVLLPWFNEPATLLKTIGAGFILLGIWLVNSKQLKVD; encoded by the coding sequence ATGAAAGGTTATCTGTGGGGAATTGGCAGTGTGGTATTGGTGACGCTGGCCCAATTAATGTTGAAGTGGGGGATGATGCACACGCCTTTGATGTCTTTAGCTGATATCAATGCGGAATTTTTAGCGCGCCATCTTACACAATTATTCGCAGTGACCTTGGGGCTGATAGGGTATGCTTTCTCCATGCTATGCTGGTTTTTTGCCTTAAAATACTTGCCTCTCAATCGTGCTTACCCGCTACTCAGTCTCAGCTACGCACTGGTTTATTTGGCCGCGGTGTTACTACCTTGGTTCAATGAGCCAGCAACGCTACTGAAAACGATCGGGGCAGGTTTCATTCTATTGGGCATCTGGTTGGTCAATTCAAAACAGCTTAAAGTTGATTAA
- a CDS encoding lipoate--protein ligase A: protein MSSLRLLISDSYDPWFNLAVEECIFRQMSPDQRVLFLWRNANTVVIGRAQNPWKECNTRRMEQDGVKLARRSSGGGAVFHDLGNTCFTFMAGKPEYDKTISTQIILNALSSLGIQATASGRNDLVVIKEDGERKVSGSAYKETKDRGFHHGTLLLSADLNRLADYLNPDPKKLQAKGITSVRSRVTNLVELLPGIDHQQICAAIEQSFFDYYDETVAAEIISPQALPDLPGFVEQFAKQSSWAWNFGQAPAFSHLVDTRFAWGGIELHFDVLQGAIDRCQIFTDSLNPAPLEALADRLQGVAYQPDAIHAVCEQLSDDFPESQAELQQVQHWLVEVLR, encoded by the coding sequence ATGTCATCCCTTCGCTTACTCATTTCTGACTCTTATGACCCTTGGTTTAATCTGGCGGTAGAAGAGTGTATTTTCCGCCAAATGTCCCCTGATCAGCGGGTACTTTTTTTGTGGAGAAACGCGAATACTGTGGTCATTGGCCGCGCCCAGAATCCGTGGAAAGAGTGTAATACTCGGCGTATGGAGCAAGATGGCGTGAAGTTGGCACGCCGTAGCAGCGGTGGCGGGGCCGTTTTTCATGACTTGGGCAATACCTGTTTTACCTTTATGGCGGGTAAACCGGAATACGATAAAACCATATCCACTCAAATTATTCTCAATGCACTGTCCTCATTGGGCATTCAAGCTACGGCTTCCGGCCGTAATGACCTCGTGGTGATCAAAGAGGATGGCGAGCGTAAAGTGTCGGGTTCAGCTTATAAAGAAACCAAAGATCGAGGCTTCCATCATGGCACGCTATTGCTGAGTGCTGATCTGAACCGTTTGGCAGATTACCTCAACCCCGATCCTAAAAAATTGCAGGCGAAAGGGATTACCTCGGTACGCTCACGAGTCACCAATTTAGTGGAACTGTTACCGGGGATCGACCACCAGCAAATTTGTGCTGCCATTGAACAGTCATTCTTCGATTATTACGATGAGACAGTTGCCGCAGAAATCATCTCGCCACAGGCTTTGCCTGACCTACCGGGTTTCGTGGAGCAATTTGCCAAACAGAGCAGTTGGGCATGGAATTTCGGTCAGGCACCCGCTTTTAGCCATTTGGTCGATACCCGCTTTGCTTGGGGCGGAATTGAGCTACATTTTGATGTATTACAGGGTGCAATCGATCGCTGCCAAATCTTTACTGACAGTTTGAATCCAGCGCCATTGGAGGCATTGGCAGATCGCTTGCAAGGAGTGGCATATCAGCCGGATGCCATCCACGCTGTGTGTGAGCAATTAAGTGATGATTTCCCTGAGTCGCAAGCTGAGTTGCAGCAAGTTCAGCACTGGCTGGTGGAGGTATTACGGTAA
- a CDS encoding protein adenylyltransferase SelO — protein MVSDNIAGANNTLEFDNAPQFKNSYAHQLQGFYTPLAPTPLKGARLLYHSEPLARELGLDASWFSGPKAAIWSGDAVLPGMEPLAQVYSGHQFGMWAGQLGDGRGILLGEQQLSDGRSMDWHLKGAGLTPYSRMGDGRAVLRSVVREFLASEALHHLGIPTTRALTIVTSNHPVYREQPERGAMLLRVAESHVRFGHFEHFYYRQQPEQVKQLADYVIARHWPQWVGQSEVYLLWFTDVVKRTARLMAHWQTVGFAHGVMNTDNMSILGITMDYGPFGFLDDYVPGYICNHSDHQGRYAFDNQPAVALWNLHRLGQALSGLMSVQQLELALEAYEPELMAAYGQQMRAKLGFTEKNEQDNDLLTELLSLMIIEGRDYTRTFRLLSEVEVNSAQSPLRDDFVDRASFDSWYNRYRSRLKQESVEDAQRQLLMKAVNPKYILRNYLAQHAIEHAEIEDIQPLQRLHQALQQPFADQPEFDDLAALPPDWGKHLEISCSS, from the coding sequence ATGGTCTCAGATAATATTGCTGGCGCTAATAACACGCTCGAGTTCGATAATGCACCACAATTTAAGAACAGCTACGCACATCAATTGCAGGGTTTCTATACGCCATTAGCACCCACGCCATTAAAAGGCGCGCGGTTGCTCTATCATAGTGAGCCATTGGCGCGAGAACTGGGGTTAGATGCCAGTTGGTTTAGTGGCCCCAAAGCGGCTATCTGGTCGGGCGATGCGGTTTTACCCGGTATGGAGCCGTTGGCGCAAGTCTACAGTGGTCACCAATTTGGTATGTGGGCGGGCCAGTTGGGTGATGGACGCGGTATTTTGCTGGGGGAGCAGCAACTCAGTGATGGCCGCAGCATGGATTGGCATTTGAAAGGTGCGGGTCTAACCCCCTATTCGCGAATGGGAGATGGCCGTGCCGTGTTGCGTTCTGTGGTCAGAGAGTTTTTGGCCTCAGAAGCCTTGCACCATTTGGGGATACCAACCACCCGAGCATTGACCATCGTCACCAGTAATCATCCTGTTTATCGTGAGCAACCAGAGCGCGGTGCGATGCTATTGCGGGTGGCTGAAAGCCATGTGCGTTTCGGCCATTTCGAGCATTTTTATTATCGGCAACAACCTGAGCAGGTTAAGCAACTTGCAGACTACGTTATTGCTCGCCATTGGCCGCAGTGGGTAGGGCAATCAGAGGTTTACTTATTGTGGTTTACCGACGTCGTCAAACGCACTGCGCGTTTAATGGCCCACTGGCAAACCGTCGGTTTTGCCCATGGTGTGATGAATACCGATAATATGTCGATTCTGGGTATCACTATGGATTATGGCCCATTCGGTTTTCTTGATGATTATGTCCCAGGCTATATCTGCAATCACTCCGATCACCAAGGTCGATATGCATTCGATAATCAACCTGCTGTTGCGCTATGGAACCTGCATCGGTTAGGGCAAGCGCTGTCTGGCTTGATGTCAGTGCAGCAATTAGAGTTGGCACTAGAGGCATATGAACCGGAGCTTATGGCCGCTTATGGTCAACAGATGCGTGCTAAGTTGGGCTTTACTGAAAAAAACGAGCAAGATAATGATTTGTTGACGGAATTATTGAGCTTAATGATCATAGAAGGTCGCGATTATACTCGTACATTCCGTTTGTTGAGCGAGGTTGAAGTCAATTCGGCGCAATCGCCATTGCGGGATGATTTTGTTGATAGAGCTAGCTTTGACAGCTGGTACAACCGCTATCGTTCACGCTTGAAACAAGAATCGGTAGAGGATGCTCAGCGTCAGCTGCTCATGAAAGCAGTGAATCCAAAGTATATTTTGCGTAACTATTTGGCTCAGCACGCGATTGAGCACGCGGAAATAGAGGATATACAGCCATTGCAGCGTTTGCATCAGGCATTGCAGCAACCCTTCGCTGATCAGCCTGAGTTTGATGACCTTGCGGCTTTACCGCCCGATTGGGGAAAGCATCTGGAAATCTCTTGCTCAAGCTAA
- a CDS encoding NlpC/P60 family protein — translation MRMRFWIFLVSMILAGCSSHAPTPSGHLSDSIVVVAKLNEQLRQWEGTPYRNGGLDQRGVDCSGFVYRTFRDRFDMQLPRTTVAQTTLGTKVSRDELMPGDLVFFKTGSGQNGLHVGIYDTNDEFIHASTSKGVIRSSLENVYWKRVYWQARRI, via the coding sequence ATGCGGATGCGTTTCTGGATCTTTCTGGTCAGCATGATTCTAGCCGGTTGTAGCAGCCATGCTCCGACACCAAGTGGTCATTTGTCTGATTCTATTGTGGTGGTTGCCAAACTGAACGAGCAATTGCGTCAATGGGAAGGTACGCCTTATCGTAATGGTGGATTGGATCAGCGCGGCGTTGATTGCTCTGGATTTGTTTACCGTACGTTCCGCGATCGTTTTGATATGCAATTACCCCGCACGACAGTGGCACAAACCACACTTGGGACGAAAGTCTCTCGTGATGAGTTGATGCCCGGCGATTTAGTCTTCTTCAAAACTGGTAGCGGTCAGAATGGGCTACATGTCGGTATATACGATACTAATGATGAATTCATTCACGCTTCAACCAGTAAAGGCGTTATCCGCTCATCGCTAGAAAATGTGTACTGGAAACGTGTCTACTGGCAAGCGCGCCGTATCTAA